The region TAGTCGGACAACTAAAGTCCCTATAGCAAACAAGCGCGTATAGTTTAAACAATAATGGGTCAGTAGCTCAGTTGGTTAGAGCACCTGCCTCTTAAGCAGGGTGTCGAGGGTTCGAACCCCTCCTGACCCTCCACGAAAAAACCATCCTTCGTCCGGGTGGTTTTTTCGTGAGAGAAGAATAACTAAGGTGTTTATCTCTTTTAATTTTCTACAAATGAAACTACATGTACAGCGACTCAAACACTGGTACCCCGGGTAGGAATCGAACCTACGGCCAAAAGCTTAGAAGTCTCTTGCTCTATCCACTGAGCTACCGGGGCGCTACATCTATTATAACAAATACCGTGCCACGCGGACGACCAAATCTCAGAAAATTCCATTTTGGTGCGGGTGCGGAGAATCGAACTCCGATCTCAAGTTTGGAAAACTTACATACTAACCGCTGTACTACACCCGCGAATGGTTATATTGTAGCATTTTTGCGGCATGTAATAAATAGGGCGCCGTCTCGTCCGCACCCCATGTACCCCGTGACAATCGGTACAGTATCTGATATACTGAGACGGCGATCGTGGCGGAAGTAGCTCAGTTGGTTAGAGCGCTGGATTGTGGCTCCGGAGGCCGTGGGTTCGAATCCCATCTTTCGCCCCAAGCAAAGCACCGAGGTTTTCCTCGGTTTTTTGCTTATTTTAGAAGCGCTATATCCTATCGCGCTACGGAATAAAACAGCAAGTGCCACATTATTCCCATACCGTCTCAATCTGCGCACCGAGCGAATTGAGCCGCTTAGCAATTGCTTCGTAGCCGCGGTTAATGCTATACACATCGCGCAGCAGCGACACGCCGGGCGCCGCCATCATAGCGAGCAAAATCACCACGCTCGGGCGCAATGCTGCCGGCGCAATAATATCTGCCGGTTTCCAGCGCGTCGGACCGGTAATATACACACGATGCGGATCAACCATTTCAACACGCCCGCCTAGTTTGCTAAGCTCCGTGAAATAAATCGCGCGGTTTTCATAGCTCCAGTCGTGAATCAGCGTGCGGCCATCAGCAACTGTCGCGCATAGCCCCAAAAACGGCAGATTATCCATATTGATTCCAGGAAACGGCAACGCGTGAATTTTATCTTTCGGCGCATGCAATTTGGATTTTTTCAGCGTAATATCCACCAGCCGCGTCCGCCCGTTGCGCGCAGTATACTCCGGCGTCATGTTATACTGCAGCCCCATGCCAGCGAGCGTCGCCAGCTCTAACTCCATAAATTCAATCGGGACGCGCGCCACGGTAATTTCCGACCCTGTCACGATACCCGCCGCTACGAAACTCATCGCTTCAATTGGATCTTCGCTTGGATAATATTCCACTATTTTGTTGATTGATTTCACGCCGCGGATCGTCAGCGTTGTCGTGCCGATACCATCAATATCCACGCCAAGCGCCTGCAAGAAGAAGCAAACATCCTGCACCATGTAGTTCGGGCTGGCGTTGCGAATAATCGTCACACCGTCGTAAAGTGCTGCCGCCATAATGACGTTTTCAGTCACAGTATCGCCACGTTCGGTCAAAACAATAGCGCGGTCAATTGCCTGCGGCTTGTTCGTCGCAACATAGCGATCGCTTGTTGCTTGCACCGACAACCCAAACGGTGCAAGCCCGGTCATGTGCGGCTCAACTGTGCGCGTACCAAGATTGCAACCACCGCTAAATGGCAATTCAAACGTACTATATTGGTGCAGCAATGGTCCAAGGAACATAATAATGCTGCGCGTGCGTTTAGCAGCGTCGACATCCATATTTGCTAAATCCAGCCGCTTTGGCGGATTGATTTCAAGGTCATTATGTTCCAGCCAGCGACATTTCACGCCAATACTTTCAAGTACTTCAATGATGCGGTTAACTTCTTCAATTCGTGCAACACGCCGCAGCGTCGTCTTACCTTTGTTTAGCAGGCTAGCACAAAGCAATGCAACCGCCGCATTTTTGCTAGTTTTTACTTCTATACTGCCATGCAATTCACGCCCGCCCGTCACGCGGAAATTAGTTTTGCCATAATTATTAATACGGACAATCTCGCACGATAGCACATCGCCGATGCGTGCAATCATCTCAAGACTGATATTTTGTCCGCCTTTCTCAATACGGTTGATTGCCGACTGGCTCGTACCAAGCGCTTCGGCAAGCTCACTCTGTGTCATACCACGCGATTGGCGGTTTTCTTGAATTAATGTTCCAATATTTTTAAGATATTCCGACGTCTTCATATCATGAATAATATACCTAATGTGATATATTGTCAAGTATTCCAAAACACGCTATACTAAACACATGATCTAGCAACGATTTCACTGCTTTTGACAAATAAACCTAATGGAGGTACAGATTATGAATGATGATATTGTTGCGACACTTATCGACGGCGAAGCAAAACGCCAACGAGAAGGATTAGAGCTAATCCCTAGCGAAAACTACGTCAGCCACTCGGTGCGGCAAGCACTCGGCAGCGTGTTTACAAACAAATATAGCGAAGGTTACCCCGGACACCGTTACTACGGCGGACAGGAGTTTACCGACAAGGTTGAACAGCTTGCCATTGACCGCGCCAAGCGATTATTCCACGCCGACCACGCCAACGTACAGCCGCATAGTGGCGCACCAGCAAACGAGGCGGTGTATAGCGCATGGTGCCGCCCGGGCGATACAATTTTAGCAATGGATTTGAGCCACGGCGGGCATCTCACGCACGGCTCACCCGTCACACGTAGTGCACAGTTGTATAATTTTGTACCATACAAGATGAAAGATCCTGCGACGGGCGAAATTGAT is a window of Candidatus Saccharimonadaceae bacterium ML1 DNA encoding:
- the murA gene encoding UDP-N-acetylglucosamine 1-carboxyvinyltransferase; protein product: MKTSEYLKNIGTLIQENRQSRGMTQSELAEALGTSQSAINRIEKGGQNISLEMIARIGDVLSCEIVRINNYGKTNFRVTGGRELHGSIEVKTSKNAAVALLCASLLNKGKTTLRRVARIEEVNRIIEVLESIGVKCRWLEHNDLEINPPKRLDLANMDVDAAKRTRSIIMFLGPLLHQYSTFELPFSGGCNLGTRTVEPHMTGLAPFGLSVQATSDRYVATNKPQAIDRAIVLTERGDTVTENVIMAAALYDGVTIIRNASPNYMVQDVCFFLQALGVDIDGIGTTTLTIRGVKSINKIVEYYPSEDPIEAMSFVAAGIVTGSEITVARVPIEFMELELATLAGMGLQYNMTPEYTARNGRTRLVDITLKKSKLHAPKDKIHALPFPGINMDNLPFLGLCATVADGRTLIHDWSYENRAIYFTELSKLGGRVEMVDPHRVYITGPTRWKPADIIAPAALRPSVVILLAMMAAPGVSLLRDVYSINRGYEAIAKRLNSLGAQIETVWE